In Zunongwangia profunda SM-A87, the following proteins share a genomic window:
- a CDS encoding MazG-like protein, with translation MAKLDFIQLKERSKQIRKSYHQLEKQHHQTEWTVEEDALAFLTDAGLVGRNIMSQQERWPKTNSKKELEHKLGECVWWLTILADRTEIDIEEATDKFLNKTEQLF, from the coding sequence ATGGCAAAGTTAGATTTTATACAATTAAAAGAACGTTCTAAACAGATCAGGAAGTCTTATCATCAACTGGAAAAGCAGCATCATCAAACCGAATGGACGGTGGAAGAAGACGCTCTTGCCTTTTTAACCGATGCCGGTTTGGTAGGGAGAAATATAATGTCCCAACAAGAGCGTTGGCCTAAAACAAATTCAAAAAAAGAACTAGAACATAAATTAGGGGAATGTGTATGGTGGCTGACTATTTTGGCAGACCGCACAGAAATAGATATAGAAGAAGCTACGGATAAATTTTTGAACAAAACTGAACAACTTTTTTAA
- a CDS encoding TetR/AcrR family transcriptional regulator, which produces MARNVEFDEALAISRAMDVFWKKGYNGTKMRDLTEAMGINSSSLYNSIGDKHELFIRCIKHYTESRMEAATKQLARISSPMKAIEKFIQSSVYTITNEPNSCLAIKTTFEIAAHDEQVQKVIKMDHKFTYNLLYNLISKAIDRKEITVSEDAAMITDYIINHFSGWHESFIIHKDPRRIKKMADFLLKQLS; this is translated from the coding sequence ATGGCTAGAAATGTTGAGTTTGATGAAGCATTGGCAATTTCCAGAGCAATGGATGTCTTTTGGAAGAAAGGGTACAATGGCACCAAAATGCGTGATTTAACGGAGGCTATGGGGATTAACAGCAGCAGTTTGTATAACAGTATTGGGGATAAGCACGAGTTGTTTATACGTTGTATTAAACATTATACGGAATCCCGAATGGAAGCGGCTACTAAGCAACTAGCCCGCATTAGCTCTCCAATGAAAGCCATTGAAAAGTTCATACAGTCTTCTGTATATACCATTACTAATGAGCCCAATAGCTGCTTGGCGATCAAAACCACTTTTGAAATTGCTGCCCACGATGAACAGGTACAGAAGGTTATTAAAATGGATCATAAATTTACGTATAATTTACTGTATAATCTTATAAGTAAAGCCATTGACAGAAAGGAAATAACAGTCAGTGAAGATGCCGCAATGATAACCGATTATATCATAAACCACTTTTCAGGTTGGCACGAGTCTTTTATTATTCATAAAGATCCACGACGAATCAAGAAAATGGCAGACTTTTTATTAAAGCAACTGAGCTGA